One Prochlorococcus marinus XMU1411 genomic window, TGTTTTGAAGCTGCTTCGTCGATCCAAGCAGAAGGACTATTAAAGCCTTTGGTAATATCAACTCCATATCTATTAGATATTTGTTTAACTGAGATATTCGCATTCTTATCTTTGTTGAGAGTGGATATAATTTTGATAAATCCAATTGCGACACTTTCTATTTCATAAGCAGCTTCACCAATATCATCACAGAGTGCAAGTTTAAGTGCTGATTTTTGATCTTCTAAATTTGGAGGTATAACACCAGGAGCATCTAGCAGATCTATACCACCTTCTAATTTTATCCATCTTAAATTACGAGTCACGCCTGCTTTCCTAGCGCTATCTACAACTCTTTTTTTTGCAATTCTATTAATTAATGCTGACTTTCCTACGTTTGGAAAACCAAGTGTAAGGGCTCTAATTGGCCTAATTAGCATTCCTCTTGAGAGTCTTCTATCGTCGATTGACGACCTAGAATCTTTGGCTGACTTACAAATTTCTTTAATCCCTATTCCTCTTTTAG contains:
- the ylqF gene encoding ribosome biogenesis GTPase YlqF; amino-acid sequence: MDIPKIQWYPGHIAKAEKKLSEVINKVDLVIEVRDARIPLSTGHPHLNKWINNKKHILVINRSDMISPNTINSWNKWFNAKDQYPLWCDAKRGIGIKEICKSAKDSRSSIDDRRLSRGMLIRPIRALTLGFPNVGKSALINRIAKKRVVDSARKAGVTRNLRWIKLEGGIDLLDAPGVIPPNLEDQKSALKLALCDDIGEAAYEIESVAIGFIKIISTLNKDKNANISVKQISNRYGVDITKGFNSPSAWIDEAASKHTSGNKRRMSHKLLEDYRNQMLGKIALEVPLWN